One window of the Gemmatimonadota bacterium genome contains the following:
- a CDS encoding ABC transporter substrate-binding protein: protein MKTLSTLLFLFLFSTHISGEIYSQKAETLFQRALAHYNQDNLSDARDRFIELIEQHSPNQRTSAARFMLAKSHYKLKAYDQALTAAIALQHYYPRSRYISETDLIIGDCYFHQHQIYNAATQYARVLTSRADIRTKARAADRLSQLSGSEKLPDSEVENLKTDFNRAIIDEAIAFGKAHWHIKLDDLEKGNKYLTLFLDHHPNGQFAVLARQILISSSQPTPEPEPQKARYKIGVIAPLDTPSGEDLRNGITLARDRNPLASHDQVELIFEDSAGDPIRAARAVQRLVEERDVLAIIGALTSAVTTPIATMLSAQKVPLVAPTASDDGIASLSPYVFQVNATPGAQGRRIAEHAVNKQGLRTLASLASRDDYGQSIAREFATRAEDLGAEVLIQEWYEPGTTDYRRQFERIRIAGLALQAPDDLASAIDSLILGNIRVAPPPPVVVDPDTVQLEVVEALDGILIAGGAEDILLIAPQFHSALVSSQVLGSDGWNHDEVARDGGNYVDGAIFVAKYYDQSHLESVQNFVNAYRSRFGKEQNIVAALGYDAMLSILHGINAGGTTRDRLREHLETLTDIPGATGQISFGKGHRENAWMYMLTIRNGRIEPYKK, encoded by the coding sequence ATGAAAACATTATCCACACTCCTGTTTCTCTTTCTCTTCTCTACCCATATATCGGGTGAGATATACAGCCAGAAAGCGGAAACCCTCTTCCAACGCGCACTTGCCCATTATAATCAAGATAATCTATCAGACGCCCGGGATAGATTTATAGAACTCATCGAACAACACTCCCCCAATCAGCGCACCTCTGCCGCGAGATTCATGCTGGCAAAATCGCACTACAAATTGAAAGCATACGATCAGGCTCTGACCGCAGCCATCGCGCTTCAACATTACTACCCGCGCAGCCGATACATATCTGAAACCGACCTGATCATTGGCGACTGTTATTTTCACCAACACCAGATTTACAACGCCGCCACACAATATGCGCGCGTACTCACCAGCCGCGCCGACATACGCACCAAAGCGCGTGCAGCCGACCGCCTAAGCCAACTATCGGGCAGCGAAAAACTGCCTGATAGCGAGGTCGAAAATTTGAAAACAGATTTTAATCGCGCCATCATTGACGAAGCCATTGCCTTTGGCAAAGCGCACTGGCACATCAAACTCGACGACCTCGAAAAAGGCAACAAATACCTGACTCTCTTTCTCGATCACCATCCAAATGGGCAATTCGCTGTGCTCGCGCGACAAATCCTCATATCTTCGTCCCAACCTACCCCGGAACCAGAACCCCAAAAGGCGCGCTATAAAATCGGCGTCATCGCCCCATTGGACACCCCAAGCGGCGAAGACCTCCGCAACGGCATCACACTTGCGAGAGACCGCAATCCACTCGCATCTCACGACCAGGTCGAACTGATATTTGAAGACTCCGCAGGCGACCCCATTCGCGCAGCACGCGCGGTACAGCGCCTTGTTGAAGAACGCGATGTACTCGCCATCATCGGCGCACTCACAAGCGCGGTAACCACGCCTATTGCAACTATGCTAAGTGCCCAAAAAGTGCCCCTGGTGGCCCCAACAGCCTCAGACGACGGCATTGCATCCCTCAGTCCCTATGTTTTTCAAGTCAATGCAACACCAGGGGCACAGGGCAGGCGCATTGCAGAACACGCCGTGAATAAACAGGGTTTGCGAACGCTGGCTTCACTTGCATCTCGAGATGATTATGGCCAGAGCATCGCCCGCGAATTTGCCACCAGAGCCGAAGACCTCGGTGCCGAAGTGCTCATTCAAGAATGGTACGAACCCGGCACTACGGATTATCGCCGCCAATTTGAACGCATACGCATCGCGGGACTGGCACTTCAAGCGCCCGACGATCTCGCTTCGGCAATTGACTCATTAATCCTCGGCAACATACGCGTTGCTCCGCCCCCACCCGTCGTAGTTGATCCGGACACTGTGCAACTCGAAGTTGTCGAAGCCCTGGACGGCATCCTCATTGCGGGTGGCGCTGAAGACATCTTACTCATCGCCCCCCAATTTCATTCCGCCCTCGTTTCTTCCCAGGTGCTCGGTAGTGATGGCTGGAACCACGATGAAGTGGCTCGCGATGGCGGTAATTACGTCGATGGTGCTATTTTTGTCGCAAAATATTACGACCAGAGCCATCTTGAATCCGTGCAAAATTTTGTCAACGCCTACCGCTCGCGCTTTGGCAAAGAACAGAATATCGTTGCTGCCCTCGGATACGATGCCATGCTATCCATCCTGCACGGCATAAACGCGGGCGGCACCACCCGAGACCGCCTGCGAGAGCACCTTGAAACCCTCACAGATATACCCGGTGCAACCGGCCAAATATCCTTTGGCAAAGGCCATCGGGAAAATGCCTGGATGTATATGCTCACCATCCGCAACGGCAGAATAGAACCGTATAAGAAGTAG
- a CDS encoding bifunctional nuclease family protein, with product MVYEAQIEGIFIDRQFEEPVVMLKQKDGDHRVPIWIQMGEMFSLALHIAGENFKPPRPFAHDLIKTVIKNLQASVQHALITDIIDHVYRAQLHLTSHVTPLELDARPSDAILMALKFDAPIYIDEKVIKKSTELSQKHPPELLQQRLQKLHPEDFINFVQ from the coding sequence ATGGTCTATGAAGCCCAAATCGAAGGCATATTTATCGACCGCCAATTCGAAGAGCCGGTTGTTATGCTGAAACAAAAAGATGGCGACCACCGCGTGCCAATATGGATTCAAATGGGTGAAATGTTCTCGCTTGCCCTTCATATCGCAGGCGAAAATTTCAAACCGCCGCGTCCATTTGCACACGATTTAATCAAAACGGTTATTAAAAACCTGCAAGCCAGCGTTCAACACGCGCTCATCACAGACATTATAGACCACGTCTATCGCGCGCAACTGCATCTCACTTCCCATGTAACGCCATTGGAACTCGACGCGCGCCCCAGCGATGCGATCTTGATGGCACTCAAATTTGACGCGCCAATCTACATTGACGAAAAAGTAATAAAAAAAAGTACCGAACTGTCCCAAAAACACCCTCCTGAGCTCCTTCAGCAGAGATTGCAAAAACTGCACCCAGAAGATTTTATCAACTTTGTTCAATGA